Within Oribacterium sp. oral taxon 102, the genomic segment GCTGGGACTCATAGGCAGCCTTCTCATCATCCTCCATCAGAGCAAAGAGATCACGCTCATCCACCAGGTTCAGGAAATGGACGGTTTCCTCGCCCTTCTCATCACGGTCGATGATCAGATAGAAGTAGTTGCCGTTCTTCGTAACCAGGGTGACGAACTGCTGGCCTTCACCGTTCCTTTCTCCGAAGTCATCCACCAAGGTCAGGTTGCCGGAGGGAGTAAGGCCATGGCCGGTCTGGGTCTCCGCAGGCTGCATCATGCCCTGGAAGAGCTCCAGGAAACTCAGGATCGTGGCCTGGTCGATATCAAAGGAATAACCGTCGTCTGTCTGGGTGGAGGGGATGTCATTGACCCTCAGGTATTCGCCACAGACGTAACCGTATCTTGCAGGGATCTCGATCTGGTACCAGCCATCCTTTTCACCGAGGACCTTTACATTGGATCCGCTCCCCAGCTGGGTGATGATGTCATAGCCGGTGCTCGGGCCGGTCCGGACATTCAGGTTGCCGCCCTGGGTGGTAACAGTCCCGGTCCTGCCGGGATCGTCCTGTTCCTGCTTATCAATGGAGATGATCACAGAGCCTTCTCTTACCGTGACATGCAGCGTCGGCAGAAGCATGGCGATCAGCTTTGGATGTTCCTTCAGCACCTCCAAGATCTCCGGATCCATACCGGCAAGCAGTGTGGTCAGAGCATCAGTATCAAAGGGAAATGTGTTGTCTTCGCCGGATTCAGCCGGATCAGCCGATTCTGCATCATCGGAAGGTGCAGCCGCGTCGGTGTTCTGAGCCGCCGGGGTCTCAGTAGGTGCGTCTTCTCCGTCTGAGGCATAGGCAAACGCCGTCATCGGGAAGAGCATCACACATACCAGCAGGACCGCGATCATCGCAGTCAGTTTCTTTTTCATCATTCTTCAGGATCCTCCTTCTCATAAGTTTCGCTGTCATCGTTTTCAGTTGCATAGCCGCCCGGGATCTGCGGAAGGATCCCCTTGGACCGGATCAGGTCCGCCAGCTGTTCCGGGGTCATGTTTGCGGTCTGGAAAATGCTGTAAACATAGACCTTCTCGGCTTCGTTGTACCTGCGTTCCAGGTCCTTGACCTTCGCCTCCCAGTCGTCCCGCTTCTTCCGGGCTTTCTCAAGCTCCTCCCGGAGCTTCACAAGTCTTGAATCGTCCATTTGCATCCTTCTTTTGGATGAAATGATCGCCTGCCTGGACTTAAGGCAGACGGCCAAAGCAATAAAAATGAGCCTGCCAGTAAGCGGTATCGATACTCGCGTACTGGATCGGGTTTCCGCAGTGGATCATCATGCCGTTGCCGACATAGATGGCCACATGTGAAGCTCCAGTGGTGTTATAGGTGCCCTGGAAGAAGATCAGGTCCCCAGGTTTGGCTTCGCTTCTTGGGATGATGGCACAGATGTTTTTCAGTCCATCCGCTGTCAGTCTTCCGACATTCCAGCCGTTTCCGCAGTGATTGATGACCCAGCTGACAAAGCCGGAGCAGTCAAAGCTCGTGGAGGGAGAAGATCCTCCCCAGACGTAAGGATAGCCAAGGTATTTCTCCGCTTCCGTGATCATCTTCCTGAACTTTTCATCCGTCAGGGCTTCACCGGGGATGTCATAGTGCAGCACATCCTGAATGGCTATGGCGTAAGGGTTGTCCCCGAAGATGTCCGGCTTGTTGCCGAGCGTCTGCATCAGGAGCCCATAGCGCATCATCTGGTCATCCGTGAGGCCTGCCGAAAGCAGGATGTTGGCAAGACCTTTGTTGTCCAGCGTGACGTTGAGGATATAGTAGTCATACGGGACTTCGACCTCGTATTCTTCCTCTTCGTCATACGACTCGCCGGTCTCCGGATCGGTATAAGTGACAGTCCTCGTCCGGGTCTCCGTCCGGTACCGGGTCTCCACAACCGAATCGAAGGTCAGTTCATACTGCGCGGCAAAGATCTGCTGCAGAGTGCTCTGTACCTGGGAACGGGTGTAATTCTCGAATACGACTGTAAGATACGATGCCAGTTCATAGGGATTGTGGCCGATCTGGTCCTGGGTGATGTTGATCTCGTCGTAACCAGGAAATTCAGACTGCAGATTATTGATCCGGGCCTGCAGGGCTGCTTCCAGAGCACAGTAGTCCGCTTCAACTCCGAGGATATCCTCATCCTCAGCCGTAAAAGATGTTTCGACTACTACATCCGATCCGCCCTGGAACATCACGGAACAGGAACCTATCATGCCGGAGATCATCATGACCACCAGCAAGATCCCGCCTCCGATCAGCAAGCCGTGCCAGTGTTTGGACACGAACTCACCGACCCGTTCCGACACCTTCTTTGTTTCTTTGGCGGCTTTCCCGGCATTCTTCGCTGTCGCCGCGCTGCCGGATGCCGCGCCGGATGCTGCAGTGCCTACGTTCTTTCCGGTTTTCGCCGCCGCGTACTCCTTCTTGATCTCGCTCTTCTGACGCCAGCGGGAGAACAGATTAGACCCGTTCTCCGCCGTATGCTCGGCAAACTGGCTGCTCCTGTTCAGGGCATCGGTACCGGCATTATCATCAGCCTCCTGGTCGATTTTATGATGGACCGTATCTGAGATCAGCGTGGATGCATGGCTGCCTTTGGGCGTCTTCCTGCCGTGGCTTGTTGCTTCCTTTACGCTCTCATCCGAAAAAACCGCCTTATCAAAGCGGAGCTTCTCACCGGCTGCCGCCTGGGAAGCCTTTTCGCCCTGAAGCTTCTTTCCGGAAGCCTTCTTGGCAGTTTCCTCCGTTTTCAGTTTCCTGCCGGGAGAAGACCGGCCGGAGGCGCTGCCCTGGCCGGTCCTTCCGGTTCTTGTTTCTTTATCCATGGGTTACGCCTCCTTTGCTTCGACCACTTCCGAAAGCTTTGTGGTCATGATGCGGTAGAGCTCGGTATCCTGCGGGAACCGGTCTACAAAGGGAAGGATCACGTTGCCGTAGAACAGCAGGCCTTCACCTTCGCCGGAATGCGTCACATAGGACAGCTGGTGAGGGGAAATGTTGAGCTGTTTGGCCAGGATCTGACGGTCTCCCGCCGCCTGGTTCAGCATATAGATGAAGTCGCTGTTCTCGAAGATGTTCTCTACCTCGTGAGAGGAAAGAAGATCCTTCACGTTCTGGGTGATGCCTGTGGGGATGCCGCCCCACTTTCTGAAGCGCTTCCAGATCTCCACGGAATAGGCCGCCGTCTGCTCCTCCTTCAGAAGCAGATGGAACTCGTCCATATAGTATCGGGTGGCCTTTCCGGCTTCACGGTTCGCGGTGACACGGCCCCAGACCTGGTCCTGGACGATCAGCATACCCAGCTTTTTCAGCTGTTTGCCGAGCTCCTTGATGTCGTAACAGACCAGGCGGTTGTCGATATCCACGTTGGTCCTGTGATTGAACAGATTCAGAGAACCTTTGACGTAGATCTCCAGCGCGGTTGCTACATGATGGGCTTCCTTTTCTTCCTGCTTCAGAAGAGCGTTGTACAGATCCTCAAGAAGCGGCATGTTCTCCGGAACCGGGTTCTCGAAGTACTTCTGATAGATCTGATGGACACAGCGGTCAATGACTGTCTTTTCGATTGGCTGCAGGCCTTCCTTACCGCCGACAACCAACTCGCAGAGAGACAGGATAAAATCCGATTTCAGCGCGATCGGGTTATCCTCCTCGGAGTAGTTCAGGTTGATATCCATCGGATTCACGTACTGGGTGCTGGCCGGACTGATATGAATGACCTGGCCGTTGAAGCGCTGCACGAGAGCCGTGTACTCAGCCTCCGGGTCACAGATGATCACATCGTCATCCGTTACCAGGAAGGCGTTGGCGATCTCGCGCTTGGCGCTGAAGGATTTACCGGAACCGGGGGTACCGAGGATCAGGCCGTTCGGATTCTTCAGGGCCTTCCGGTCCACCATGATCAGGTTGTTGGAAAGAGCGTTCAGTCCGTAGTACAGGGATTCCTTGCCAGCCTGGAAAAGCTCCTGGGTGGTAAAGGGTACAAAAATCGCCGTGCTCGAAGTCGTAAGAGCACGGCGGATGTCGATGAGGCAGCTGGCCAGCGGAAGACAGCTCATAAGGGCGTTTTCCTGCTGGAAGTCCAGCCTCCTTAAGTTGCAGTTGTGTTTCTGAGCAATGGAGCTTGCCTGGAACACGTTGGTGTCCAGCTCCTGCAGGGTCCTGCCGGTATTCATGATCAGCATTGTCAGCATGAACATACGCTCATTCTGGCTCTGCAGCTCCTTGAGAAGCGACTTGGCGTCCTTGCCGTAGGTGGCCAGGTCTGAGGGGATAATGTCCATGTCGTAACCGGAACGTACTGCCTTTTTCTGCTCCTCGATCTTCGAACGGTCAAGCTCCGTGATCGTATGCTTGATGGTCTTGATCGCCTCCGTCTGGTCCACAGACTGGATGTGCATCGTAATGATCTGGGAAGAATCCATGTCCAGGAAATCCTTC encodes:
- a CDS encoding VirB4-like conjugal transfer ATPase, CD1110 family, which translates into the protein MPPGLSRTDQKRVQEVIDRAKKNDGIPRSAQQSIPFDRMFPDGICRIGSFYTKTIRFQDINYQLAQQEDKTAIFEEWCGFLNFFDSSIHFELSFMNMTTDAESFEAGIRIPYRKDAFNSVRDEYSEMLKNQLAQGNNGLTKTKFLTFGIEADSMKQAKPRLEHVQNDLLNNFKQLGVRAEVLNGYERLKLMHDMFHMGDPEDKFRFDWKWLAESGLSVKDFIAPTAFALPGSRTFQMGSLYGAMSYLQITASDLSDQLLKDFLDMDSSQIITMHIQSVDQTEAIKTIKHTITELDRSKIEEQKKAVRSGYDMDIIPSDLATYGKDAKSLLKELQSQNERMFMLTMLIMNTGRTLQELDTNVFQASSIAQKHNCNLRRLDFQQENALMSCLPLASCLIDIRRALTTSSTAIFVPFTTQELFQAGKESLYYGLNALSNNLIMVDRKALKNPNGLILGTPGSGKSFSAKREIANAFLVTDDDVIICDPEAEYTALVQRFNGQVIHISPASTQYVNPMDINLNYSEEDNPIALKSDFILSLCELVVGGKEGLQPIEKTVIDRCVHQIYQKYFENPVPENMPLLEDLYNALLKQEEKEAHHVATALEIYVKGSLNLFNHRTNVDIDNRLVCYDIKELGKQLKKLGMLIVQDQVWGRVTANREAGKATRYYMDEFHLLLKEEQTAAYSVEIWKRFRKWGGIPTGITQNVKDLLSSHEVENIFENSDFIYMLNQAAGDRQILAKQLNISPHQLSYVTHSGEGEGLLFYGNVILPFVDRFPQDTELYRIMTTKLSEVVEAKEA
- a CDS encoding DUF4315 family protein translates to MDDSRLVKLREELEKARKKRDDWEAKVKDLERRYNEAEKVYVYSIFQTANMTPEQLADLIRSKGILPQIPGGYATENDDSETYEKEDPEE
- a CDS encoding CD1107 family mobile element protein encodes the protein MMKKKLTAMIAVLLVCVMLFPMTAFAYASDGEDAPTETPAAQNTDAAAPSDDAESADPAESGEDNTFPFDTDALTTLLAGMDPEILEVLKEHPKLIAMLLPTLHVTVREGSVIISIDKQEQDDPGRTGTVTTQGGNLNVRTGPSTGYDIITQLGSGSNVKVLGEKDGWYQIEIPARYGYVCGEYLRVNDIPSTQTDDGYSFDIDQATILSFLELFQGMMQPAETQTGHGLTPSGNLTLVDDFGERNGEGQQFVTLVTKNGNYFYLIIDRDEKGEETVHFLNLVDERDLFALMEDDEKAAYESQLAAEQAAREAAEKAAAEAASQTGESETQKPEDEPAREGKKTNMAPVLIIIVLMAAAGGGWFFMQTKKKKKAADAPDPDADYTDEDEEDYGAGTDTEDIDSYDVGDPYENEILDDPDESADSGEEDV
- a CDS encoding C40 family peptidase, whose amino-acid sequence is MDKETRTGRTGQGSASGRSSPGRKLKTEETAKKASGKKLQGEKASQAAAGEKLRFDKAVFSDESVKEATSHGRKTPKGSHASTLISDTVHHKIDQEADDNAGTDALNRSSQFAEHTAENGSNLFSRWRQKSEIKKEYAAAKTGKNVGTAASGAASGSAATAKNAGKAAKETKKVSERVGEFVSKHWHGLLIGGGILLVVMMISGMIGSCSVMFQGGSDVVVETSFTAEDEDILGVEADYCALEAALQARINNLQSEFPGYDEINITQDQIGHNPYELASYLTVVFENYTRSQVQSTLQQIFAAQYELTFDSVVETRYRTETRTRTVTYTDPETGESYDEEEEYEVEVPYDYYILNVTLDNKGLANILLSAGLTDDQMMRYGLLMQTLGNKPDIFGDNPYAIAIQDVLHYDIPGEALTDEKFRKMITEAEKYLGYPYVWGGSSPSTSFDCSGFVSWVINHCGNGWNVGRLTADGLKNICAIIPRSEAKPGDLIFFQGTYNTTGASHVAIYVGNGMMIHCGNPIQYASIDTAYWQAHFYCFGRLP